DNA from Mycobacterium sp. SMC-8:
CGGCCGAGGTGAAAGCCGCCTCCGCCGAGAGCGCGGTGCGCAACGAGCAGGCCGCGCAACGGCAGCGGGTCGAGCAGGCCGGTCGCCAGGACATGGCCCGGGCGCAGGACACGATCGAGGCTGCGGCCGAAAGGGAGGCCAGACAGGCCGACGCGGAGCGCCGGGCCCAGATCGCCGAGGCCGCCGAGGAGTACCACGAGGCCGCTGCGGACTACCAGCAGCAGACGGCGGAAGCCGAAAGTGCCGAGGCCCAGGCTGAGCGGCTGCGGGCCCGCGCCGAGGGCACCGACTAAGCAGACGACACCAAGGAGTTGACGATGAGGATCACCGACCTTCCGTTCGCCGTGCTGCGATTCCAGTACCGGTTGGCGCGCACGCCGCTGCGGCTGCTCGAAAACACGGTCATGACACGGTTCGACGACGAAGCACCCGCAAAGCTGCTCTATGAGCGTGCCATCGGCGCCGTCGACGCGAGCGCCGGGAGTTTCCTGCGCGACAGCGAACTGGAGCAGCAGGGCATCGTGCGGATCGAGAAGGCCGCCGCACTCGGGGAGGCGCTGCGCCTCGACGAGGTGGCCGGCCAGAAGAAGCAGCAGGCCGCCGACGAACTGCGCGAAAAGCGCGAGAAGGCCGCCACCGCACCGCAGGAAGCCGGACGGCAAGCCCGTCAGCGGATGCAGAACGCGCAGGAGAAGGCCGACAAGCGCACCCAGGACGTGGCGCAGAGCGTCGCCTCCCGTACCGCGGAGGCCAAGCGGGAGGTTGACCAGGCGGCCGGCCAGAAGGTCGAAGCCGCCGAACTGGCCAAGCGCAGCGCACAGAACCGCAGCCGTGCCGCCGAGAAGGTCGTCACCTCGGCGGCCGACAAGCAGCTCGACGACGCGGCGTCCAAGCGCAGTGCGGCCGCGGGGGCCCGGGCGCACGCCGACCGGTTGGAGGAGTTCAGCGAAACCGAGAAGGAGAAGCGGCAGGCGGCCGGAAAGCGCGACCTGTGACCGCGCTACCTCCCGATCCCGATCCCAAGGACACCCCCGGCACCGAGCGTGCCGGGGGTGTTTCCCCGGGCGACACCCCTCCGGATTCTGCTCAGACGCGGGCGACGGCCAACCCCGATCCCGCGGCCGGACGCAACCTGACGCCGAGAGCGATCATCACGTTCGTCGTGGTGGGGCTGTTCGTGCTGCTGTTCGTGGCGACGGCGATCTATCTGCTGATCGACGTGGTGGGCTAGGAACAGCAGCGGTAGTCCAGGCACAACGTGGTGCCCTCGCGGCGCCCGCTGATCGTGCAGTGGTCGGCGAGCGCCTGCATCAGCGCCACCCCGCGCCCGCGGCGATTGTGCCGAGGCTGTGGGCCGGGCTCGGGTGCACGCCAGCTGCCGTGGTCGGTGATGCACACACTCAGGCACTGGTTGGTGGGTTCGAAGTCGGCCCGCACGGTCATCGGCCCGGCGGCCGACTGGTCGGCGTAGGCGTGGTCGACGCAGTTGGCCAAGGCTTCGTTGACCGCCATCAGGATGTCGTTGCGCTGGACGTCGGCGACGCCGCGCTCACGCAGCCACTCGCTGAACCGCTGCCGCAGCTCAGCGGCGTTGGTCGCTGTCGCCGCACGGCTGACCGTCAGTTGCTCGGAGGTCTGTGACGTCAGCGGCGAGATAACAGTCATGTTTTGGGGCTACCCGACTTCCTGCAAGATCAGACAACGGATTTCGTCACTTCAAGACGTCGTCACCGGACTGCGATGCTTGGCCTCCAGAGCGGTGCCCTCGATGTCGAGGTCGGGCACGTACTTGTCGAACCACTTCGAGTGCGCCCACATCTTGTCGCCGAGCATCGCCATCACCGCCGGAATCAGGGTGAGCCGCACCACGAATGCGTCCAGGAACACTCCGGCGGCCAAGGTCAGGCCGACCGATTTGATGATCGGGTCGCCGCCGGCCAGGAACGCGATGAAGACCCCGAACATGATCAGCGCCGCGGCCGTCACCACCCGCGCCGACAGGCCCACCCCGGTGCGGACCGCGGCCAGCGCGGCGTCCGGCCCGGAATGGGTGGCGAGCTCTTCTTTGATCCGCGACACCACGAACACCTCGTAGTCGCTGGACAGCCCAAAGATGATGGCCAGCACGACGATCGGCAGGAAGCTGATCGTCTCGCCGGGCGTGATGCCGAGAAGGCCGGCACCCCAACCCCATTGGAACACCGCCACCTGCACGCCGAGTGCGGCGAACACCGACAGCAGGAACCCGATGATCGAGGTCAGCGGCACCATCGCCGCGCGGAACGCGACGGTCAGCAGCAGGAACGCCAGCCCGACGACCACGACGACGAACACCGGCAATGCCGCGGCCAGCTTGTCGGAGGTGTCGATGTTGGACGCGGTGGTGCCGCCGACCAGGAACCGCACCCCGTTGTCGGCTTCGATGGCGGCGCGGTCGGCGCGGATGCGTTTGACCAGGTCCGCGGTCTCGGTGTCGTTGGGTCCGGTCTCCGGGATGACCTGGATCACCGCGGTGCGGGCGTCGCCGCCGGCCGGAGCGGCCGCGACGACGCCGTCTTCGCGGGCGATGTTCGACGCGATGGTCTGCACCGCGTCCGGGCTGGACGCGGTGGTCAGGTCCGCGACCACGAGCAGCGGGCCGTTGAAGCCGGGGCCGAGGTGTTCGGCGGTCAGATCGTAGGCCTGCCGGGAGGTGTTGGACTCCGGCTGCGACGATCCGCTGGGCAGGCCGAGATGCATTGACAGCGCCGGTAATCCGATCACGATCAACGCGGCCGAGCCGCCCAGCAGCAAAGGTTTGCGGAACCGCACCACGAATCGGGCCCACGCCGCGCCGAGGGTGCGCTGCGGGGTGTAGGCGGCGACCTGGGCCACCTCCTTGGGGCGGTGCGGCTGCAACGGCGGTTCGATGAACGTGGCGACCTTGCCGCCGGCGAACCCGAACAGCGCAGGCAGCAGCGTCAATGCGATGAGCATCGCGATCACCACGGCTACCGCCGCGGCGACGCCCATGTACGTCAGGAACGGGATACCGACGACGGACAGTCCGCACAGCGCGATCACGACCGTCAGCGCGGCGAACACCACCGACCCGCCCGCGGTGCCGACGGCCAGCCCGGCCGCCTCCTCACGGGGCATCAGCAGCAGCAGATTGTTGCGGTACCGGTTCAGGATGAACAGCGCGTAGTCAATGCCGCAGGACAGGCCGAGCATCAACGCCAGCGACAGCGACGCCGTCGGCACCTCGACGAACGCCGCGACGACCAAGATGCCCAGCGCGCCGATGCCCACGCCGATGCTCGCGGTCAGGATCGGCAGACCGGCGGCGACGATCGCGCCGAAGGTGATGAGCAGGATCAGGAACGCGACGCCGATACCGATGATCTCGGGCAGGTGCGGGACGGCGACCTTGTAGCCCGGGAACACCGCGCCGGAGTATTCGACCTGCAGACCGGCGTCCTGCACCGGTTTCATCGTGTCCTCGAGTGTGGTCAGCGCCCGGTCGCTCACCTCGCCGATCGGGGCCTTCCACTGCACGGTGCCCAGCCCGACGCGTCCGTCGGGGGAGACCTGCCGCGTCTGGGCCGGGCCGGCGGCTGCGGCGATGTCGGGGAGCGTCGACAGGCGCGCGACGGCGTCGTCGATGGCCGGCGTGAAGTCGGTGACCGCGCGTCCCTCGGGCGCGGCGAACGTGATCTGTGTCTGCGCTCCGCCGTAGGCGGGCAGGTTCTGCTGCAACTGCTCGACGGCGCGCTGGGACTCGGTCCCGGGGATGGTGAAGTTGTCGCTGGGCTGCCCGCGGAATCCGGCGAACGCCAGCGCCACCGCTGCGAGCACGGCGAGCCAGGCGCCCAGAACGATCCACCGACGACGGAAACTGAACGCACCGAGCGCATAGAGGTAGCGCGACATGGTGTTCCTCACGGTTCATGCAGACGGATAAATCTGGGCTGTCTGTGCCCGCTGCGCCGACCGGTTACGCGTGCGCCGCGGTGTGATCTGTGCGACCGGGGCTACCCGCCTGAGGCCCGGATAACCGTTCCGCACCCGCGGACGGCTCGTACGCTGGGACGATGACGACGACGTCATTGCCGCCGGGCCCGCGGTTACCCCGGTCGCTGCAGGCCACGCTGATGCTGAGATGCGGCCCGCGCTATCTGGCCGCGTGCCGGCGCCGCTACGGGGCGACCTTCACGCTGCGGGTGGCAGGAATGGGCACGCTGGTCTACCTGACCGATCCCGCCGACATCAAGACGGTGTTCGCCGGGGACCCGCGGGTGTTTCATGCCGGCGAGGCCAACGCGATGCTGGCCGGTCTGCTGGGTAAGTCGTCGGTGCTGGTGATCGACGGCGACGTTCACCGCGAGCGCAGGCGGCTGATGCTCGCGCCGTTCGCGCGCGACGCGGTCGCGGCGCAGGAGTCGACCATTGCGCAGATCGCCGCGGACAACATCGCCGGCTGGCCGCTGCGCCGGACGTTCCCGGCCGCGCCGAAGATGTCGGAGATCACGCTGGAAGTGATCCTGCGGACGGTGATCGGAGCCAGTGACCCCGCCCGGCTGGCGGCGCTGCGGGCGGTGATGCCCCGGGTGCTGCGGGTCGGACCCTGGCAGACACTGGGCATCGCGAACCCGGACCTGCTCCGCCGGCGGCCGTGGCGCTCGGTGCGCGACGCCATCGCCGAGGCCGACCGGCTGCTCTACGCCGAGATCGCCGACCGTCGCGCCGACCCGAACCTGGCCGGCCGCACCGACGCCCTCGCGATGCTGGTCCGCGCCGACGGCATGACCGATCAGGAACTGCGCGATCAGCTGATGACGCTGCTGGCGGCCGGGCACGACACCACCGCGACCAGCCTGTCGTGGGCGCTGGAGCGGCTCACCCGTCACCCTGCACTGCTGGCCAAGGCGGTGCGCGCGGCGCGCGACGGCGACGACGAGTACCTGGACGCGGTCGGCAAGGAGACGTTGCGGAACCGGTCGGTGGTGTTCGACGTCGGCCGCGTGCTCACCGAGCCCGTCCCGCTCGCCGGCCACCTGCTCCCGGACGGGGTGATGGTGATCCCCGGCCTGGTGCTAGTGCACATGGATCCACGGCTGTATCCCGACCCGCATCGCTTCGATCCCGACCGGATGGTCGGGGCGACGCTCAGCCCGTCGTCGTACCTGCCGTTCGGCGGCGGCAACCGGCGCTGTCTGGGCGCGACGTTCGCCAACGTCGAGTTCCGGGTGGTGCTGCGCGAGATCCTGCGCCGCGTCGAGCTGGAGACCACCAACGCGCGTGGGGAGCGGCGCCGGCTGCGGGCCGTCATCTTCGAACCGCACCGCGGCGCACGGATCAGGGTCCGGGCCAGGTACACGGCGCCCGCGGCGGCGCAATCCGCTGCACCGTCCTGTCCGGTCAGCCATCCCGGCTGAGGGTCGAGGTGTACTCTCGAACACAGGTCGAGTTCGCGGACAGTGGGTCCGCCGCCACAACGTGGCAGGTATGTACTCGACCCGCGACGCGATTCTCTTCGCTCGGACACTGTGCGGGGCACGCCCGGCACCACTCAAGGATTTTCACTATGGACACGTCTGACTTGTTCTCGCATCGACAGACTGCGCAGGCCGAGCCACTCGGCAACACCTCCGACGAGCGGGTGCAGAACCCGATCTTCTCCGATCTTCAGCAGAACGGTTCACCCACCGAATCGCGTTCGCGGTGAACGGAATACCGCTCGCACGGCGGGCGGCAAGACCGGTCAGGGTGACCCTGGCCAAAGAACTCGGCACCGGCATCGACGGCGCGTGGTGGCCGCACTCGGCGGCGATGGCGCGCGAATTGCCCGATCTGATCGGCGCATTACACCCGCAGTTGGGCGAGGTACTCGGAATCCGGGTCAACTGGTCGGCCACCGAAGGGCAGCTCGACCTGGAGACCATCGCGACGGCCTCCACCCACAAACTTCCCGGTGAACACCACCGGCGCCCACGCCTGATGAACATCGACGGCCGCACCGCGTGCGTCAAACTGCTGGTGGTACCGAGCATGACGTCGCAGGCGCTGGGCGCGATGGTGTTACGCACCGCCGCACGGCTGCCCACCTCCGAGGGGATGGGCGACGGACGGCTGTTCAACACCGCGTGTGTGGTGATGCGTCTGGCCGAGGCCGAGAGCAGAAAGTGGAGCGAGACAGCCGCGATCTAGCGCGCGACAGCCGAAATTGAAAGCGTTGCGCTGCAGCGAATGTGGAAGCGAATTTGCACATGCCTAGGTTGTGCACCCGGGCCGTGCTAGCCTGATCTTGGATGTCTGTCTGACATTCGATCAAAGTGAGAGAAGAAATGTATGGCACAGGGAACTGTGAAATGGTTCAACGGCGATAAGGGCTTCGGCTTCATCGCTCCCGATGGCGGCGCACCGGATGTGTTTGTCCACTACTCGGAGATCACCGGCAGCGGATACCGCTCGCTCGACGAGAATCAGCGCGTCGAGTTCGAGGTGGAACAGGGGAACAAGGGGCCGCAGGCCGTCCGAGTGACCGCGGTCTAACAGACTTCAGATTCCGCAGTGTGGGCTGGCAGGAGAAATCCTGTCAGCCCACTCTCCTTTCAGGGCGAAAAACCGACGTTATCGCCAGAACCCACAACGGATTCGGTAGTTTCTTTGGCCATCACTGATGTCGCTGCCTACGCGCATCTGACCGACGCGGACATCGACCAACTCGCTTGTGAACTCGACGCGATCCGCCGCGACGTCGAAGAATCTCTCGGCGAGCGGGACGCCGCGTACATCCGTCGCACCATCCGATTTCAGCGGACGTTGGAAGTCCTCGCGCGCCTGGTCATCGGTGCGAGCCGGCGCCGGACCGGTTGGCTGCTGGGGACCTCGATGCTGGCGTTCGCCAAGAGCGTCGAGAACATGGAGATCGGCCACAACGTCAGCCACGGCCAATGGGACTGGATGAACGATCCGGAGATCCACTCCAACACCTGGGAGTGGGACATGGTGGCGGTGTCCTCGCAATGGCGTTACTCGCACAACTATCGTCATCACGTCTTCAACAACATCGTCGGTGTCGACGACGATCTGGGCTTCGGCATCATGCGGGTGACCCGCGACGTACCGTGGAAGCGCGAGCATCTGGCGCAGCCGTTCCGGAATGTGTTGCTGGCCATGATTTTCGAATGGGGCATCGGCCTGCACGGCGTGCACTCAGAGCGGGACCGGTTGACACCCGATGCGGCCGCGGTGAGCCGGGCGCGCAGGAGCTTCGTCGGCAAGATCGCCCGCCAGATGATGAAGGATTACGTCGTGTTCCCGGCGCTGAGCGGGTTTCGGTGGCGCCGCGCGCTGGGCGCGAACGTGGTGGCAAATCTGGCGCGCAACCTGTGGGCCTATGTGGTGATCTTCTGTGGGCACTTCCCGGACGGCGCCGAGAAATTCACCGAGGACGTGCTCGCCACGGAGACACGCGGCGAGTGGTACCTGCGGCAGATCCTGGGCTCGGCGAACTTCACCGCCGGCCCGGCTCTGGCCTTCGCCAGTGGCAATCTGTGCTACCAGATCGAGCACCACTTGTTTCCCGACCTGCCGAGCAACCGCTACGCGCAGATCGCCGAGCGCGTGCGCGCCCTTTGCGAGAAGTACCGTCTGCCATACACCACGGGACCGCTGGCCCGGCAGTACTTTCAGGTCTGGTGCGCGATCAACAGGCTGGCGCTACCCGACGGGCCGCGGTGAGTCGGCCCGGCGAAGAGTGCGGGGCGCCCGCGAACTGACTCATCGGTAAGAAATATCGGCAAAGGGCTTCCGCAAGGCGGCCGGCGCAGGGTAAACACATAAGTCATGGGTGCCGGGGCGTATGTGGGTCGAGTTGGTGGGTTGGCGGTCGCGCTGGGGATCGGTGCGGCGGTGTTCACCGGCGCGGGGGTCGCGCAGGCTGACGACAGTGGCGGCGGCGCGGAGTCAGAGACGTCGCAGTCCGCCGAGAATTCGACCTCGTCGGCGTCAACTGCTGCCAACGAAAACGTTTCGGGGACAAGGGAATCCAAAGATCTCTCCGCGGCAGGGGAAGCAGCGGAGATTGCGAGCGAACCAGGGGCGGAGGAGCCCGGCGGCACGGAGGACGTCGCCGAGGAAGCCGGCGAAGGCGAGCCGGGCGCCGAAGAAGGTGTCGACGAGGAAGCCGGCGAAGGCGAGCCCGAGCACGAGGAAGCTGTCGCGGGGCAGCCGGGCGGTGAAGAGGCCGGCGGTGACGAGGCCGGCGACGGGCAAGCCGCCGACGGGGACCGGAAGTCGCCATCCGACGAGGCGGTCGTCGTCGAGGACGACGAGCCGGTCGGCGACGTCGGCGAGCCGGCCGAGGTCGTCCTTGCGGACGACGGTGCGGCAACCGAGGAAGGACCGGCGGGAGAACCGACCGGCGGTCAGACCGCCGGCGAGCCCGTCCCCGGTCCCACCGTCAACCCCGTCGCCGATCAGCCGGCCGTTGCGCCTGTCGTTGCCGACGACGTGTCGGGACCGGTCGAGCCCGACACCGAGACCCGGGAACTGGCGGACGCGACGGTCCCCGAACTGCCCGCCGAACCCGAGACGCCCGGCGGGGCGCTGGCGTCGTTGGTGATGTCGGTGCTGGCCGCCGGACGCGAGGCCACCAACGAGACGCCGCAGTCGGTCGGTGACCAGGTCAGCACCAGCCTCGCCGCCGACGAGTACCCGATTCCGACCGACGTCGTGGTCGAGGACTTCAAGCCGCCGTTCGAGTGGCTGCAGCACGTCCCGGTGCTGGGCCGGTTCGTCGTCACGCCGCTGGTGCATCTGGTGCACGCGCTGCCGTTCGTCGGGGAGTTCCTGCATCCGTTGATCGGCTGGCCGGTGGACCACGACGCGGCGCCCGGTGACCCGAAGCCGCGCACCGTGCGGGTCACGTCGTTCGACGGCGCGAAGATCTACGTGCATTTCATGCCGGCCAAGGGACTCAAGGCCGGCGAGAGCGCACCGACGGTGCTCTCCGGCCCGGGGCTGGGGCTGCCCGGAGCGACGACGCTGGGCATCGACATCGACGGGTTCCTGCCCAACGACGTCGTCGGTGTCGGCATGCTGCGCAAGGCGGGCTACAACGTGGTGACCTGGGATCCGCGCGGGGAGTGGCATTCCGAGGGCACGATGTTCCTCGACTCGCCCGATTACGAGGGCCGCGACGTCTCGCACATCATCAGCTGGCTGTCCACACTCGACGCGGTCGAGAAGGTCGACGGTGATCCGAAGATCGGTATGGTCGGCGCGTCCTACGGCGGCGGCATCCAATTGGCCGCTGCCGCAATCGATCACCGGATCGATGCGATCGTGCCGACCATCGCGTGGAACAACCTCACCGATGTGCTGTTCCCGCGCCAGGCGGTGAACAGCGGCTGGGGCACGCTGCTGCCGACGGTGCTGGCCCTGACGTTGGCGCGCGAGCATCCGCGGATCTTCCCTGTGGCGATCTCCGGTGTGCTGCTCGGTTATGCCGATCCGGCCGACATCGAGCTGGTGGAGAGCTTCGGATATCAAGATCAATTGCAGGACATCACTATTCCCACGTTGCTGATCCAGGGCACAGTCGACACGTTGTTCACGCTGGACCAGGCGCACCGCAACGCGGTGGAGTTGATCGAGGCCGGAACCACGACGAAGGTGCTCTGGTACTGCGGAGGCCACGGCGCATGCCTGAGCAGCTTCAACGACGGCCGCAAGGTGTGGGGCGAGACGCTGGAGTGGCTGGACCGCTACGTCAAGGGTGAGGACGTCGAAACGGGACCGCAGTTCGAGTGGGTGGACCAGAACGGCGAATGGTATTCGTCGGAGACCTATCCGGTGGGTTCGACCGGTGCGCCGATCGAGGCGTCCAGTGATGACCGCAAGACGCTGCCCTTCGTGCCGTTCATCGGCGGCTCGGGCCCGAACCCGGCGATCCTGTTGCGGGGACTGGTGCGCACACTGGTCGGACTGCCGTCAGCGGCGCCGGCGCTGAACGCGGTGAACCTGCGCGTGCCCGACGTCGACGTCGAGACTCAGATCGTGGGGGCACCGGAGCTGACGCTGACGTACTCGGGCCGGGGGACGGCCAAGCACGTGTACGCCCAGATCGTCGACGACGAGACGGGCTTGGTGCTGGGTAACCAGGCGACACCGATTCCGGTTGAGCTGGACGGGGAATCGCACACGGTGACGTTCTCGATGGAGCAGGTGGCACACACGCTCCAGCCGGGTCAGTCGGTGACCGTGCAGATCGTGACGTCGACGTTCTCGTTCCTGAACTTCTATTCATGGGGGCATGTGACCGTCGAGGGGATGTCGATCAAGCTGCCGACGGTGAGCGCAGTCGCGTCATCGTCCGCGTCGCCGCCGCCGTCCCTCTCGGCAGGTGCCGACGCCGCGTGAGTTCCCGCCGAAATCGCATTCCACGCGGCCGCTTTCTCGAAATCACCGCGACAGAAGCGATCTCGGCGGAACACGTGCAGGCGTACAGTGGACATACCGGCGGAATGTCGCACGCGCATATTTGAGATCGCGTCGTCGCCGGTCAAACCGGGTCCGCACGTCAACCCAGTCGGGACGCCAGATGGCACAGCAACACAGGGGCACTGGCTACGGCCAACCCCACAACGGACCTGAGAGCACACCGCGGCTACGCCTGAAGCGGAAATCTCCCACCACCGGGTACGTCGACGGGGCATGGTGGCCACGAAGCGATGATCTCGCTGCAGAACTGCCCGATCTGCTGGCAGTTCTCTCGGTACGACTGGGCGACGTCTCGCGTGTGACGTACAACCGCGGCGAGTGGCAGGCCGCGCCGAGGAAGCTGAAAGTCGACGACCAGGTGATCAGGCTGGACGGGTACGACCGTCAGCCGGCCAGCACACTGGGGGTGATCGACGCCCGTGGTGCGGGCACCGTCCTGCTCGTCGTCCCTGCGCAGTCGGACGATGAGCACGCTCATGCGGTGATGATGGCGGCCGCCGCGCCGGACGACGCGACCCGGATCGATCAACTGTTGGCAGCGAGTCAGCGCTGACGAGCATCGACGATCCGACCATGGCGGGTGCAGATGAGCCCAGGTTGGCCGTCGCCGACGCGCTGAAGCTCAACCTTCAGACCGCGACGGCGTCCGCCCACTCGATGTCGCTGATAATCCTTGAGGCGTCGGCCGATCTCGACCACGAGACACTTCGCGAGGTCGTCGCCACCTCGCTGCCGCGGCTTCGACGTTTTCGTAGTCGACTGGTTCACAAGCCCTTGGGCGTCGGCCGCCCGGTATGGGCCGATGTCCACGGCTACGACGCCAGCACACAAATCCACAGGGCGACGGCGCCTGGGCCCGGAGGTGAGCGCGAACTTGCCGACGTCCTCACCCGGTTGAGCGTCGATGCGCAACACCGCTCCCGGGCGTTGTGGCACGCCTGGACGATCGATGGTCTGGCAGGTGGCCGCTGGGGGTTGGCGGTGATGACGTCGCCTGTGCTCGCCGATACGCCACTGTGGGAACTCTTGGTGTCCACCGAACCCGACCGCCTCAGCCACCCCCCGGCCGAGACGGGCTTCGGGCCTGCACCGTCGATCGGCGGCCTGGTCGCGGACACGGTGAGTGAGATCGTCCAGGGCCAACTGGCCGGGACACGGGTCATCGTCGGCACCGTGTCGGGCGCGGTGCGCGCAGTGTGCCGCGCCGTGCGTGGTGTGCCGGATTCGCCCACCGACACCGAGGCCGTGTCGTCGATGCGCGGACCGGTGCCCATCACGGTGTTGAACGCCCCGCCGACAGCGCGGAGGGCGGTCGCCCTCGCGAGGCTGAGATTGGACGACGTGAAGGCGGTCAGCGACGCGTTCGGTTCCAATACGGCCACCGTCGTCCTGACCGCCTTGACCCTGTCGTTGCGGGATTGGCTGCACCGGTACGGAGACGTGCCGGACGCTCCGCTGTTGATCGAGGTGCCGCTCTCGGAGCCTGCGGGAGATCCCGCCGACAGACCGAACCCGTCGAGGATGGGGCTGGTGCGCGCTCCGGTACAGCTCGACGATCCGGTGCAGATCCTGACCAACCTGCACACGGCAACCGAGAGGCTGAACATCGATCGCTGTACCGACGACGAAAAGAGCTCGACCGCAGATGATCTCGCGTCGATG
Protein-coding regions in this window:
- a CDS encoding CocE/NonD family hydrolase produces the protein MGAGAYVGRVGGLAVALGIGAAVFTGAGVAQADDSGGGAESETSQSAENSTSSASTAANENVSGTRESKDLSAAGEAAEIASEPGAEEPGGTEDVAEEAGEGEPGAEEGVDEEAGEGEPEHEEAVAGQPGGEEAGGDEAGDGQAADGDRKSPSDEAVVVEDDEPVGDVGEPAEVVLADDGAATEEGPAGEPTGGQTAGEPVPGPTVNPVADQPAVAPVVADDVSGPVEPDTETRELADATVPELPAEPETPGGALASLVMSVLAAGREATNETPQSVGDQVSTSLAADEYPIPTDVVVEDFKPPFEWLQHVPVLGRFVVTPLVHLVHALPFVGEFLHPLIGWPVDHDAAPGDPKPRTVRVTSFDGAKIYVHFMPAKGLKAGESAPTVLSGPGLGLPGATTLGIDIDGFLPNDVVGVGMLRKAGYNVVTWDPRGEWHSEGTMFLDSPDYEGRDVSHIISWLSTLDAVEKVDGDPKIGMVGASYGGGIQLAAAAIDHRIDAIVPTIAWNNLTDVLFPRQAVNSGWGTLLPTVLALTLAREHPRIFPVAISGVLLGYADPADIELVESFGYQDQLQDITIPTLLIQGTVDTLFTLDQAHRNAVELIEAGTTTKVLWYCGGHGACLSSFNDGRKVWGETLEWLDRYVKGEDVETGPQFEWVDQNGEWYSSETYPVGSTGAPIEASSDDRKTLPFVPFIGGSGPNPAILLRGLVRTLVGLPSAAPALNAVNLRVPDVDVETQIVGAPELTLTYSGRGTAKHVYAQIVDDETGLVLGNQATPIPVELDGESHTVTFSMEQVAHTLQPGQSVTVQIVTSTFSFLNFYSWGHVTVEGMSIKLPTVSAVASSSASPPPSLSAGADAA
- a CDS encoding cytochrome P450, which produces MTTTSLPPGPRLPRSLQATLMLRCGPRYLAACRRRYGATFTLRVAGMGTLVYLTDPADIKTVFAGDPRVFHAGEANAMLAGLLGKSSVLVIDGDVHRERRRLMLAPFARDAVAAQESTIAQIAADNIAGWPLRRTFPAAPKMSEITLEVILRTVIGASDPARLAALRAVMPRVLRVGPWQTLGIANPDLLRRRPWRSVRDAIAEADRLLYAEIADRRADPNLAGRTDALAMLVRADGMTDQELRDQLMTLLAAGHDTTATSLSWALERLTRHPALLAKAVRAARDGDDEYLDAVGKETLRNRSVVFDVGRVLTEPVPLAGHLLPDGVMVIPGLVLVHMDPRLYPDPHRFDPDRMVGATLSPSSYLPFGGGNRRCLGATFANVEFRVVLREILRRVELETTNARGERRRLRAVIFEPHRGARIRVRARYTAPAAAQSAAPSCPVSHPG
- a CDS encoding cold-shock protein, translated to MAQGTVKWFNGDKGFGFIAPDGGAPDVFVHYSEITGSGYRSLDENQRVEFEVEQGNKGPQAVRVTAV
- a CDS encoding DUF6480 family protein: MTALPPDPDPKDTPGTERAGGVSPGDTPPDSAQTRATANPDPAAGRNLTPRAIITFVVVGLFVLLFVATAIYLLIDVVG
- a CDS encoding DUF5994 family protein; the protein is MNGIPLARRAARPVRVTLAKELGTGIDGAWWPHSAAMARELPDLIGALHPQLGEVLGIRVNWSATEGQLDLETIATASTHKLPGEHHRRPRLMNIDGRTACVKLLVVPSMTSQALGAMVLRTAARLPTSEGMGDGRLFNTACVVMRLAEAESRKWSETAAI
- a CDS encoding fatty acid desaturase; this encodes MAITDVAAYAHLTDADIDQLACELDAIRRDVEESLGERDAAYIRRTIRFQRTLEVLARLVIGASRRRTGWLLGTSMLAFAKSVENMEIGHNVSHGQWDWMNDPEIHSNTWEWDMVAVSSQWRYSHNYRHHVFNNIVGVDDDLGFGIMRVTRDVPWKREHLAQPFRNVLLAMIFEWGIGLHGVHSERDRLTPDAAAVSRARRSFVGKIARQMMKDYVVFPALSGFRWRRALGANVVANLARNLWAYVVIFCGHFPDGAEKFTEDVLATETRGEWYLRQILGSANFTAGPALAFASGNLCYQIEHHLFPDLPSNRYAQIAERVRALCEKYRLPYTTGPLARQYFQVWCAINRLALPDGPR
- a CDS encoding ATP-binding protein → MTVISPLTSQTSEQLTVSRAATATNAAELRQRFSEWLRERGVADVQRNDILMAVNEALANCVDHAYADQSAAGPMTVRADFEPTNQCLSVCITDHGSWRAPEPGPQPRHNRRGRGVALMQALADHCTISGRREGTTLCLDYRCCS
- a CDS encoding CsbD family protein; amino-acid sequence: MSDDKAAQTRQSFVDSVKGKAKEVAGAVTGNDSLTAEGQLQQSEAKERREASRTEAEADAQAAEARAVAREAELEGAQQRATAEVKAASAESAVRNEQAAQRQRVEQAGRQDMARAQDTIEAAAEREARQADAERRAQIAEAAEEYHEAAADYQQQTAEAESAEAQAERLRARAEGTD
- a CDS encoding IF2 family translation initiation factor translates to MRITDLPFAVLRFQYRLARTPLRLLENTVMTRFDDEAPAKLLYERAIGAVDASAGSFLRDSELEQQGIVRIEKAAALGEALRLDEVAGQKKQQAADELREKREKAATAPQEAGRQARQRMQNAQEKADKRTQDVAQSVASRTAEAKREVDQAAGQKVEAAELAKRSAQNRSRAAEKVVTSAADKQLDDAASKRSAAAGARAHADRLEEFSETEKEKRQAAGKRDL
- a CDS encoding MMPL family transporter, which translates into the protein MSRYLYALGAFSFRRRWIVLGAWLAVLAAVALAFAGFRGQPSDNFTIPGTESQRAVEQLQQNLPAYGGAQTQITFAAPEGRAVTDFTPAIDDAVARLSTLPDIAAAAGPAQTRQVSPDGRVGLGTVQWKAPIGEVSDRALTTLEDTMKPVQDAGLQVEYSGAVFPGYKVAVPHLPEIIGIGVAFLILLITFGAIVAAGLPILTASIGVGIGALGILVVAAFVEVPTASLSLALMLGLSCGIDYALFILNRYRNNLLLLMPREEAAGLAVGTAGGSVVFAALTVVIALCGLSVVGIPFLTYMGVAAAVAVVIAMLIALTLLPALFGFAGGKVATFIEPPLQPHRPKEVAQVAAYTPQRTLGAAWARFVVRFRKPLLLGGSAALIVIGLPALSMHLGLPSGSSQPESNTSRQAYDLTAEHLGPGFNGPLLVVADLTTASSPDAVQTIASNIAREDGVVAAAPAGGDARTAVIQVIPETGPNDTETADLVKRIRADRAAIEADNGVRFLVGGTTASNIDTSDKLAAALPVFVVVVVGLAFLLLTVAFRAAMVPLTSIIGFLLSVFAALGVQVAVFQWGWGAGLLGITPGETISFLPIVVLAIIFGLSSDYEVFVVSRIKEELATHSGPDAALAAVRTGVGLSARVVTAAALIMFGVFIAFLAGGDPIIKSVGLTLAAGVFLDAFVVRLTLIPAVMAMLGDKMWAHSKWFDKYVPDLDIEGTALEAKHRSPVTTS